A stretch of the Macaca mulatta isolate MMU2019108-1 chromosome 16, T2T-MMU8v2.0, whole genome shotgun sequence genome encodes the following:
- the PPP1R9B gene encoding neurabin-2 isoform X2, with protein MEGLKTAGQCPGAEEGSQRRLGRGGDPFGWRGRGGLTGSGPGNPIPLGPRGASPPAAAARRAAARSPAAAARPAPPPHPPSRLQETRKLFERSAPAAAGGDKEAAARRLLRQERAGLQDRKLDVVVRFNGSTEALDKLDADAVSPTVSQLSAVFEKADSRTGLHRGPGLPRAAGAPQVNSKLVSKRSRVFQPPPPPPPPAPSGDAPAEKERCPGGQQPPQHRVAPARPPPKPREVRKIKPVEVEESGESEAESAPGEVIQAEVTVHAALENGSTAATAASPAPEQPKAQVAPEKEAAAVAPPERGVGNGRAPDVAPEEVDESKKEDFSEADLVDVSAYSGLGEDSGGSALEEDDEEDEEDGEPPYEPESGCVEIPGLSEEEDPAPSRKIHFSTAPIQVFSTYSNEDYDRRNEDVDPMAASAEYELEKRVERLELFPVELEKDSEGLGISIIGMGAGADMGLEKLGIFVKTVTEGGAAHRDGRIQVNDLLVEVDGTSLVGVTQSFAASVLRNTKGRVRFMIGRERPGEQSEVAQLIQQTLEQERWQREMMEQRYAQYGEDDEETGEYATDEDEELSPTFPGGEMAIEVFELAENEDALSPVDMEPEKLVHKFKELQIKHAVTEAEIQQLKRKLQSLEQEKGRWRVEKAQLEQSVEENKERMEKLEGYWGEAQSLCQAVDEHLRETQAQYQALERKYSKAKRLIKDYQQKEIEFLKKETAQRRVLEESELARKEEMDKLLDKISELEGNLQTLRNSNST; from the exons ATGGAAGGGTTGAAGACGGCTGGCCAATGTCCGGGGGCAGAGGAAGGCTCTCAGCgaaggctggggaggggaggggatccGTTCgggtggaggggaaggggagggctcACAGGCTCCGGCCCCGGAAATCCGATCCCTTTAGGACCCAGAGGTGCCAGTCCCCCAGCGGCGGCGGCGAGAAGGGCAGCCGCTCGGTCTCCGGCAGCCGCCGCTCGG CCTGCGCCGCCGCCGCACCCGCCGTCCCGGCTGCAGGAGACGCGGAAGCTGTTCGAACGGAGCGCCCCGGCGGCCGCAGGCGGCGACAAGGAGGCCGCGGCGCGGCggctgctgaggcaggagcgCGCCGGCCTGCAGGACCGGAAGCTGGACGTCGTGGTGCGCTTCAACGGCAGCACTGAGGCGCTGGACAAGCTGGACGCTGACGCCGTGTCCCCGACGGTCAGCCAGCTCAGCGCCGTCTTCGAGAAGGCCGACTCGAGGACCGGCCTCCACCGCGGGCCCGGGCTCCCCAGGGCCGCAGGGGCTCCCCAGGTCAACTCGAAGCTGGTCAGCAAGCGGTCCCGGGTGTTCcagcccccgccgccgccgccgccgcccgccccgTCGGGGGATGCTCCGGCGGAGAAAGAGCGCTGCCCCGGAGGGCAGCAGCCCCCGCAGCACCGAGTGGCCCCTGCCCGGCCGCCCCCCAAGCCCCGGGAGGTGCGCAAGATTAAGCcggtggaggtggaggagagCGGGGAGTCGGAGGCCGAGTCGGCGCCCGGGGAGGTGATCCAGGCCGAGGTTACGGTCCACGCGGCCCTGGAGAATGGCAGCACCGCGGCAACCGCAGCCAGCCCCGCGCCCGAGCAGCCAAAGGCCCAAGTGGCCCCGGAGAAGGAGGCGGCGGCGGTAGCGCCGCCAGAGAGGGGGGTGGGCAATGGCCGGGCCCCGGACGTGGCCCCTGAGGAAGTAGATGAATCCAAGAAGGAGGACTTCTCGGAGGCGGACTTGGTGGACGTGAGCGCCTACAGTGGGCTCGGGGAGGACTCTGGGGGCAGTGCCCTAGAGGAGGACGACGAAGAAGACGAGGAGGATGGGGAGCCCCCCTACGAGCCCGAGTCGGGGTGCGTGGAGATCCCGGGGCTGTCGGAGGAGGAGGACCCAGCCCCGAGCCGGAAGATCCATTTCAGCACGGCGCCCATCCAA GTGTTCAGCACCTACTCCAACGAGGACTACGATCGTCGCAACGAGGATGTGGATCCCATGGCGGCCTCTGCTGAGTACGAGCTGGAGAAGCGGGTGGAAAGGTTGGAGCTGTTCCCTGTGGAGCTGGAAAAGG ACTCCGAGGGCCTGGGCATCAGCATCATTGGCATGGGTGCTGGGGCGGACATGGGCCTGGAGAAGCTGGGTATCTTCGTCAAGACCGTGACGGAGGGTGGTGCGGCCCATCGGGACGGCAG GATCCAGGTGAATGATCTCCTGGTGGAGGTGGATGGAACAAGTCTGGTGGGAGTGACCCAGAGCTTTGCGGCGTCTGTGCTCCGGAACACCAAGGGCCGAGTGCG GTTTATGATTGGCCGGGAGCGGCCGGGAGAGCAGAGCGAAGTGGCCCAGCTAATTCAGCAGACTTTGGAACAGGAGCGATGGCAGCGGGAGATGATGGAGCAGAGATACGCCCAGTATGGGGAGGATGACGAGGAG ACGGGAGAGTACGCCACTGACGAGGATGAGGAGCTGAGCCCCACGTTCCCGGGTGGTGAGATGGCCATCGAGGTGTTTGAGCTAGCAGAGAACGAGGATGCACTGTCCCCTGTGGACATGGAGCCCGAGAAGCTGGTGCACAAGTtcaaggag CTCCAGATCAAGCACGCAGTCACTGAGGCAGAGATACAGCAGCTGAAAAGAAAG CTGCAAAGCCTGGAGCAGGAGAAGGGGCGCTGGCGGGTGGAGAAGGCGCAGTTGGAGCAGAGTGTGGAGGAGAACAAGGAGCGCATGGAGAAACTGGAAGGCTACTGGGGCGAGGCCCAGAGCCTGTGCCAGGCTGTGGACGAGCACCTGCGGGAGACTCAGGCGCAGTACCAGGCCCTGGAGCGCAAGTATAGCAAAGCCAAGCGCCTCATCAAGGACTACCAGCAGAA GGAGATAGAGTTCCTGAAAAAGGAGACTGCACAGCGTCGGGTTCTGGAGGAGTCAGAGTTGGCCAGAAAGGAGGAGATGGACAAGCTCCTGGACAAG ATCTCAGAACTGGAAGGAAACTTGCAAACACTGAGGAATTCCAATTCTACTTAA
- the PPP1R9B gene encoding neurabin-2 isoform X1 codes for MMKTEPRGPGGPLRSASPHRSAYEAGIQALKPPDAPGPDEAPKGAHHKKYGSNVHRIKSMFLQMGTTAGPSGEAGGGAGLAEAPRASDRGVRLSLPRASSLNENVDHSALLKLGTSVSERVSRFDSKPAPSAQPAPPPHPPSRLQETRKLFERSAPAAAGGDKEAAARRLLRQERAGLQDRKLDVVVRFNGSTEALDKLDADAVSPTVSQLSAVFEKADSRTGLHRGPGLPRAAGAPQVNSKLVSKRSRVFQPPPPPPPPAPSGDAPAEKERCPGGQQPPQHRVAPARPPPKPREVRKIKPVEVEESGESEAESAPGEVIQAEVTVHAALENGSTAATAASPAPEQPKAQVAPEKEAAAVAPPERGVGNGRAPDVAPEEVDESKKEDFSEADLVDVSAYSGLGEDSGGSALEEDDEEDEEDGEPPYEPESGCVEIPGLSEEEDPAPSRKIHFSTAPIQVFSTYSNEDYDRRNEDVDPMAASAEYELEKRVERLELFPVELEKDSEGLGISIIGMGAGADMGLEKLGIFVKTVTEGGAAHRDGRIQVNDLLVEVDGTSLVGVTQSFAASVLRNTKGRVRFMIGRERPGEQSEVAQLIQQTLEQERWQREMMEQRYAQYGEDDEETGEYATDEDEELSPTFPGGEMAIEVFELAENEDALSPVDMEPEKLVHKFKELQIKHAVTEAEIQQLKRKLQSLEQEKGRWRVEKAQLEQSVEENKERMEKLEGYWGEAQSLCQAVDEHLRETQAQYQALERKYSKAKRLIKDYQQKEIEFLKKETAQRRVLEESELARKEEMDKLLDKISELEGNLQTLRNSNST; via the exons ATGATGAAGACGGAGCCACGGGGGCCCGGGGGTCCCCTCCGGAGCGCCTCCCCGCACCGCAGCGCCTACGAGGCGGGCATCCAGGCGCTGAAGCCGCCCGACGCGCCCGGGCCCGACGAGGCACCCAAGGGGGCCCACCACAAGAAATATGGCTCCAACGTCCACCGCATCAAAAGTATGTTCCTGCAGATGGGCACGACGGCGGGGCCCTCGGGCGAGGCGGGCGGCGGCGCGGGCCTGGCCGAGGCCCCGCGGGCGTCCGATCGCGGCGTGCGCCTGTCGCTGCCGCGGGCCAGCAGCCTGAACGAGAACGTGGACCACAGCGCCCTGCTGAAGCTGGGCACCAGCGTGTCGGAGCGCGTGAGCCGCTTCGACTCCAAGCCCGCGCCCTCCGCGCAGCCTGCGCCGCCGCCGCACCCGCCGTCCCGGCTGCAGGAGACGCGGAAGCTGTTCGAACGGAGCGCCCCGGCGGCCGCAGGCGGCGACAAGGAGGCCGCGGCGCGGCggctgctgaggcaggagcgCGCCGGCCTGCAGGACCGGAAGCTGGACGTCGTGGTGCGCTTCAACGGCAGCACTGAGGCGCTGGACAAGCTGGACGCTGACGCCGTGTCCCCGACGGTCAGCCAGCTCAGCGCCGTCTTCGAGAAGGCCGACTCGAGGACCGGCCTCCACCGCGGGCCCGGGCTCCCCAGGGCCGCAGGGGCTCCCCAGGTCAACTCGAAGCTGGTCAGCAAGCGGTCCCGGGTGTTCcagcccccgccgccgccgccgccgcccgccccgTCGGGGGATGCTCCGGCGGAGAAAGAGCGCTGCCCCGGAGGGCAGCAGCCCCCGCAGCACCGAGTGGCCCCTGCCCGGCCGCCCCCCAAGCCCCGGGAGGTGCGCAAGATTAAGCcggtggaggtggaggagagCGGGGAGTCGGAGGCCGAGTCGGCGCCCGGGGAGGTGATCCAGGCCGAGGTTACGGTCCACGCGGCCCTGGAGAATGGCAGCACCGCGGCAACCGCAGCCAGCCCCGCGCCCGAGCAGCCAAAGGCCCAAGTGGCCCCGGAGAAGGAGGCGGCGGCGGTAGCGCCGCCAGAGAGGGGGGTGGGCAATGGCCGGGCCCCGGACGTGGCCCCTGAGGAAGTAGATGAATCCAAGAAGGAGGACTTCTCGGAGGCGGACTTGGTGGACGTGAGCGCCTACAGTGGGCTCGGGGAGGACTCTGGGGGCAGTGCCCTAGAGGAGGACGACGAAGAAGACGAGGAGGATGGGGAGCCCCCCTACGAGCCCGAGTCGGGGTGCGTGGAGATCCCGGGGCTGTCGGAGGAGGAGGACCCAGCCCCGAGCCGGAAGATCCATTTCAGCACGGCGCCCATCCAA GTGTTCAGCACCTACTCCAACGAGGACTACGATCGTCGCAACGAGGATGTGGATCCCATGGCGGCCTCTGCTGAGTACGAGCTGGAGAAGCGGGTGGAAAGGTTGGAGCTGTTCCCTGTGGAGCTGGAAAAGG ACTCCGAGGGCCTGGGCATCAGCATCATTGGCATGGGTGCTGGGGCGGACATGGGCCTGGAGAAGCTGGGTATCTTCGTCAAGACCGTGACGGAGGGTGGTGCGGCCCATCGGGACGGCAG GATCCAGGTGAATGATCTCCTGGTGGAGGTGGATGGAACAAGTCTGGTGGGAGTGACCCAGAGCTTTGCGGCGTCTGTGCTCCGGAACACCAAGGGCCGAGTGCG GTTTATGATTGGCCGGGAGCGGCCGGGAGAGCAGAGCGAAGTGGCCCAGCTAATTCAGCAGACTTTGGAACAGGAGCGATGGCAGCGGGAGATGATGGAGCAGAGATACGCCCAGTATGGGGAGGATGACGAGGAG ACGGGAGAGTACGCCACTGACGAGGATGAGGAGCTGAGCCCCACGTTCCCGGGTGGTGAGATGGCCATCGAGGTGTTTGAGCTAGCAGAGAACGAGGATGCACTGTCCCCTGTGGACATGGAGCCCGAGAAGCTGGTGCACAAGTtcaaggag CTCCAGATCAAGCACGCAGTCACTGAGGCAGAGATACAGCAGCTGAAAAGAAAG CTGCAAAGCCTGGAGCAGGAGAAGGGGCGCTGGCGGGTGGAGAAGGCGCAGTTGGAGCAGAGTGTGGAGGAGAACAAGGAGCGCATGGAGAAACTGGAAGGCTACTGGGGCGAGGCCCAGAGCCTGTGCCAGGCTGTGGACGAGCACCTGCGGGAGACTCAGGCGCAGTACCAGGCCCTGGAGCGCAAGTATAGCAAAGCCAAGCGCCTCATCAAGGACTACCAGCAGAA GGAGATAGAGTTCCTGAAAAAGGAGACTGCACAGCGTCGGGTTCTGGAGGAGTCAGAGTTGGCCAGAAAGGAGGAGATGGACAAGCTCCTGGACAAG ATCTCAGAACTGGAAGGAAACTTGCAAACACTGAGGAATTCCAATTCTACTTAA